GGAATGGTAACAATATGATAAATTAAATTTAGTGTTCAATTGAGGTTCGTTTCGGTAACAGTGTTTGATTCCAGTTTAGTAAGGTTACGCCTTCAGCCATATGGAAATATTCATGTCCGTCGTCTCAGTTACCCCAGTGTAAATTAAGATTTTGGAGTAAGTCTATGTCCATATATGTTGGCAATTTATCCTATGATGTTACAGAAGAAGACTTAAAAAATGTTTTCTCTGATTATGGTGAGGTAAAGCGTGTACATTTACCAACTGACCGTGAAACCAACAGAATGCGTGGTTTTGGTTTTGTAGAAATGTCTAACGATACCGAAGAAGAAAAAGCCATTGAAACCTTAGATGGCGCCCAGTGGATGGGACGACAAATGAAGGTTAATAAAGCTAAACCTCGTCAATAAGTAAAATCAAGTTATGGTTGGGTGATGCTTTTGCTCTCCCCAACCAGGGCGTTTTCATTCTCAAAAATCTCAGTTTCTAAAATTAGCTAATAGTCTCAAATTCAGAAGTTTTTAACTACTAATGAATCAATTAATAGTAAAAAATCTCCCTTGCTTCCTCTGCTTCCCCTGCTAAACAAATCCATTTTGATGCCGACTTTGAAAACACCCTGCTCCCCAACCTACAATAATGTTAAACTTCTACTGAAAGGGATTAATAACTTTGACTAAATGAGATCGATAAGTAATGATTTGCCCTTCTTGTAAATCTTCGGTAAGCAAATATTCACATTCTGACGAAATAGCCACACTGATAATTAAAGAGTCATAAAAGGAAAACTGATAACGATAATGTAAATCTAAGGCAGTTAGGCTTATCTCTGGAGTTAGAGGAATAACATTTAAGCTATTAATCATCCACCTCACAGTTTCAATAACTTGCACTTGTGTAAATTTGCTTTTTTTAACAGCAGTTTTCATTTCCTTAAACCACACTTTGGATTATTACAAATATTATCTTTGCGTCTTTGCGCCTCTGCGAGAAACAAAAAACGTGGTTTATTCATTTGAAATGCGCTGTAAGAGAATATTGGACACTTCATTGAGAACTTGACTAGAGATAATAACCTCTATTTCTTCATTTTCAATCCAAGATAAAGCGGTTTCTTTTTTATAAATATCTTTCTCATTACAAGGTTCTAAAACAGCATAGATAAAAATATTAGTATCAAAGAAATATTTATCTTTCATTTCTTTCCTCTCTCGAAGAAAGACTACTAATGGTGGTACTATTTTCTCTACACCATTTAGCAAAATCTTTCCTCGTGCGTTTTTTCTCATTAACTTTTGCTAAAAAAGTATCAGTTTTACCACCTATTAAAGATTGAATTTTTAGTAAATCCATTTCATTCTCAATTTCAATAATTAACCGCATATTTACGTTGATATAATTAAATTATATTTTATGTCTTTGACGTTGCTTTATCTTAGATTAACTGAATTGTAACTGATATTGATAGGTATTCCCCACCACATTGATGAAGTCTCTCGCAAAGTCGCAAAGTTTGATTGTAAGTTTTTTCTGTGTAACTCAGGTAAGAATATGAGAAAATATAAGAAAAACACATTTGAATGAATCAATGACAGAGAATCGCAAAAGCCAAGCCATTACTCAGGGAGTGCAAAGAAGCCCTAATCGTGCCATGTTGAGAGCCGTGGGTTTTGGTGATAATGATTTTATTAAGCCTATTGTGGGGATTGCTAATGGTTACAGCACCATTACCCCTTGTAATATGGGTTTAAATGACCTTGCAAAAAGTGCTGAAGCTAGTCTGGCTGAAGCTGGGGCAATGCCTCAAATGTTTGGTACTATTACCATTAGTGATGGTATTTCTATGGGTACTGAGGGCATGAAATACTCCTTGGTTTCCCGAGATGTAATTGCTGACTCCATCGAAACGGTATGTAGTGGGCAAAGTATGGATGGGGTGATCGCCATCGGTGGTTGTGATAAAAATATGCCGGGCGCTATGATTGCTATGGCACGGCTCAATATCCCTGCTATTTTTGTTTATGGTGGCACAATTAAACCGGGTCATCATAATGGTGAAGATTTAACGGTGGTTAGCGCTTTTGAGGCGGTAGGAAAGTATAGCGCTGGAAAAATTGATGAAGCGGAATTAACTGCTATCGAAAAAAATGCTTGTCCGGGCGCTGGTTCTTGTGGTGGGATGTTTACTGCTAATACCATGTCTTCCGCTTTTGAGGCTATGGGCATGAGTTTGCCTTATTCTTCGACTATGGCGGCGGAGGATGGGGAAAAGGTGGAAAGTACCAAGGCTTCGGCCCGGGCGCTGGTGGATGCTATTCGTAATCAAATTTTGCCTTCTCATTTATTAACTCGTAAGGCTTTTGAAAATGCTATCGCTGTAATTATGGCGGTGGGCGGTTCGACTAATTCTGTCTTACATTTGTTAGCCATTGCTAATACTATCGGGGTTGATTTAACTCTTGATAATTTTGAGGAAATTCGTCACAAAGTTCCCGTAATTTGTGATTTAAAGCCTTCTGGTCGTTATGTGACGGTGGATTTACATAATGCTGGTGGTATTCCTCAAGTGATGAAAATATTATTGGTTAATGGTTTATTGCACGGGGATGCTTTAACTATATCGGGGCAAACTTTGGCTGAAGTTTTGGCGGATATTCCTGATAATCCTCCAGAAAGTCAAGATGTAATTCGTCAATGGGGTAATCCTCTTTACAAGGAAGGTCATTTGGCTATCCTTAAAGGTAATTTGGCTTCTGAAGGTGCGGTGGCGAAAATTAGTGGAGTGAAAAATCCCGTTATTACTGGTCCAGCGCGCGTCTTCGAGTCTGAGGAAGAATGTTTGGATGCCATTTTAAAAGGCAAAATTGTCCCTGGTGATGTGGTGATCGTGCGCTATGAAGGTCCTGTGGGTGGTCCGGGTATGCGTGAAATGTTAGCGCCCACCTCCGCTATCATTGGCGCTGGATTGGGCGATAAAGTTGGTTTAATCACTGACGGGCGCTTTTCTGGTGGCACTTACGGTTTAGTGGTGGGTCACGTTGCGCCCGAAGCTGCCGTAGGTGGTAATATCGCTTTAGTACAGGAAGGGGATAGTATTACCATTGATGCTACCCAAAAACTCTTACAAATCAATGTTTCTGCTGAGGAGTTAGAGGGGCGCCGTAAGCATTGGCAGCGCCCTTCACCCCTTTATCCCCGTGGGGTTTTGGGTAAATATGCTAAGTTAGTTTCATCTAGTAGCAAGGGCGCTGTTACTGATTTTCCCGACTAATTTGTTGAGGGGAGGAGGGCGCTGGAAAGGTGTCAGGTGTTAGGTGTTAGGTGAAATAAAGGTGTCAGGTATCAGGTGTTAGGTATTAGGTGAAAGAATTGACAAAAAATATATCTTATATCAAGTTCGTTTGCTCACTTATCAATCAATTAAAATAATCTTAGTTCAATTTATTGAACGTGATACTGTTAGCCGTGTAATTCATTACACGGTGGGTAAATTAGGAAGATATAACCTATTTGTAACAGATTGTCCGAACTTGATATTAATTAATTTTTTCGGTTCAATTTTTTTGCTCGAATTATATCATCGTTTGAAAATTACACCTGAAACCTGAAACCTGCAACCTGTAACCTAGCCTTATCAGACATTCTTGCATCGAACTGAGGTCTTGTCAGGGTTTTTAATTCTATTTTTGGAGTCTTATGAATAATCAACAGCTACCACTTTTCCCTCCCCGTAGTGTGGAAGAATTAATCAAAGATTTGCAACTGTTAACCGCAGAAATTCAAGAGTTATACTGCCATGATGAAACTCCTTGGATTATTGGCTATAGTGGAGGCAAAGATAGCACTTGTATTTTGCAGTTGATTTGGAATGCCATTGCCCAACTACCAGAAGCAAAACGCCACAAAAAAATTTATGTCATTACCAATGATACCTTAGTGGAAAATCCCATCGTCGCTTATTGGGTGAGCCAATCTATCGAAAAAATTAATGACAGCGCCCTCCGCCAAAATATGCCCATTACCGCCCACCTCACTCAACCAGTGGTTAAAAATACTTTTTGGGTATGTTTGATCGGCAAAGGCTATCCCGCACCTCGGCGCAATTTCCGATGGTGTACAGAAAGAATGAAAATTCAACCAGCAGAGCAGTTTATCAGGGAAACTGTGCGCCTTCACGGGGAAACTATCCTTGTGCTAGGCACTCGTAAAGCTGAAAGCACCAATCGCGCCCGTAACATGAAGCGCCGAGAAGAAAAAGACAGAATTAGAGAACGTTTGAACTATAATTCTCGAATGCCCAATTCTTATGTTTACACTCCCATTGAAGATTGGCGCACCGATGAAGTGTGGTTATATTTGATGCAGTGGCAAAACCCTTGGGGAGTGGATAATAACGATCTTTTTGCCATGTATAGGGGCGCTACGGCAGATAACGAATGTCCTTTGGTGGTTGATACTAACACCCCTAGCTGTGGTGATTCTCGTTTTGGTTGTTGGGTGTGTACCCTTGTTAATAAGGATAAGTCTATGGAGGCAATGATTCACAATGATGAGGAAAAGGAATGGTTGCAACCTTTGCTCGATTTGCGCGATGAGTTAGATGTGGATAATGACCATGATAAGAGGGATTTTCGCCGTATTTATGGCAAAGTGGAATTATATGAACGCAATGTGGATGGTAATACTACAATCCATAATATCCCTGGTCCATATTTGAAGGAATGGCGAGAATATTGGTTGAAAAAGGTACTTTTAGCCCAAAAAAGTTTACAGGAAAATGCACCACCTCAATTTAAGGATTATCCTTTGATTTCTCAGGCTGAATTAACGGAAATTAGACGAATTTGGTTAGAGGAAAAACATGAATTTGAGGACACTTTACCCACTATTTATCATGACATAACAGGATTAGAATTTCATGATCCTGATAATGAAGGGCAACATCGTCTCCTTGGCACAGAAGAATGGCGCACCCTTGAGGAATTATGCGATGGTGATGCTATGCACTTGGAGTTAATGGCTCGTTTATTGGATACGGAGCGTCAATTTTTTACAAAAACTCGTCGGGTTGGCATTTATCAGGCGCTAGAAAAGTGTTTTGCCACGTCTTCCCGCAGTAAAGAGGAAGCCATTGCCAATGCCCATTATTTGCGAGAGGTGAAGGGCGCTGCAGCTAGAGGTGATGTTCAAGCCTTGCAACAACAACTTGAATGGGGGCAAATGAAGTTTAAAAAATAAAGTTGTAATGGACAATTAACAATGGATAATTGACAATTGAAGGAATGTAAAATGTAGAAGTAATTATTTTCTAAATTCTAAATTCTAAATTCTAAATTCTAAATTTTTTCTCCCCTTTGCTATATATATTTAAGGAAAAATTAATGACCAAAATTGCTGTAATTGATTATGATATGGGTAATTTACACTCGGCGTGTAAGGGTTTGGAAAAGGTGGGCGCTACTCCCATTGTTACTGACTCTGCGCCGGTTATTCTTGATGCTCAAGGCATTGTTTTACCCGGTGTTGGTTCATTTGATCCTGCCATACAGCATTTAAGGTCTCGCAATTTAATTCAACCCATTAAGGATGCTATTGCTCAGGGTATGCCTTTTCTTGGTATTTGTTTAGGATTGCAAATTTTGTTTGAGAAGTCTGGGGAAGGAAAGGAAGAAGGTTTGGGCATTTTCAAAGGGGAAGTGCGCTCGTTTCAGTCTGAACCTAATTTAACGATTCCTCACATGGGTTGGAATACCATGACAAAAGTTCAAGCTAACCATCCTCTGTGGGCTAATTTACCCCCTGAACCATATTTTTATTTCGTTCACTCATTTTATGTTGACCCTCTTGATAAAGCCATTATTGCTGGGGAAGTTACCCACGGTAGTCAAAGGGTGACGGGCGCTGTTATTCGTGATAATGTCATGGCGGTACAGTTTCACCCTGAAAAGTCTGCCGATGCTGGTTTGATGGTGTTAAAAAATTTTGTGGAGATGGTGGAGGGCTCTTGTACTCACTTACTATAAAAATATCGAATACATTGATTGACTTGACACCATATAATTTCTTGTACTAATATTAGAGCGTAACAACATTCTTGAGCAAATGACTGTACTGGAATACAAGCTAAAAGGCAAACAATACCAATATCAAGCCATTGATAATGCTATTCGTACGGCTCAATTCATCAGAAATAAAGCCCTGCGTTTGTTGATGGATGGTGAAAAGGTTTATAAATATGACCTTAATAAGTCTTGTAAGGTTAACGGTGGGAGTGTCAAGCATTTATTCAGAGTCAAAAGCATATATAGCAATCCGTTCTGACTTGTGAGAATTTAATAGAAAATAATTCTCCCCTCGCCCTCTGGGAGAGGGGTTGGGGGAGAGGGCATATCATATTATGTTCTCTCAAATGATTCCTGATTGCTATATAATGACTAAAATAATTTTTCTTGAATAAAAACTTAGAAAGTTTTGCAAAAACTAATTAATAAAATCAGTCCAGGATTACAGAAAATTATCGGCAACGTTAGTTGGCTACTATCAGAAAGATTTCTTAGTCTTTTAGTTAGTTTATCCATTAATATCATTGTAATCAGATATTTAGGACCAGACTTGTTAGGAAAAATTAGTTATGCACTTGGTTTTGTTACTTTATTTGCCTCCTTGGCAAGATTGGGATTAGATAATATTGTCGTCAGAAATATTGTCAGAGATGTAGATTCAACTACGGAGATTTTAGGAACTGCATTTTTTTTAAGATTCACTTCTTCTATTTTGGCAATTATTTTAACCATTACTTTATCTTCTTTGATACATCAGAATAGTATCGAAACTCATCATCTAATTGTTATTCTTTCCCTAACTATTTTTGCTAATAACTTTGAAGTTATTAAATTCTGGTTTGACTCTCAGGTTTTAGCCCGTCCCATGGTACTCACTAGAACTTTTGTATTATTTCTATCTTCAGTTTTAAAAGTTTTATTTGTGGCACGGCAATTATCGATTAGTTTTTTCGCTTGGCTATATGTTGTAGAGTCTGTTTTAACTGGTTTGATAATGTTTTATTATTATCATCGGTATCAACAATCCACTCAACAATGGCGAGTTAATCTAGCAAAAGCCAAAACGATTTTAAAGGATTCTTTTCCATTAGTTCTTTCTGCCATGGCAATTATGATCTACATGAAGATTGATTTGATCATGTTAGGGCGCTTAACGAATGATGCAGAAGTGGGCAATTATGCGGCGGCGATTCGTTTTTCAGAAGTGTGGTATTTTTTACCCGGTTTTGTTTGTACGTCAGTTTTTCCCAGTATTGTACGCAGTAGAATGAACAGTGAGGAAGAATATTATCAAAGATTACAAAAATTGTATGATTTAATGTCGTGGTTAGCATGGATAATTATTGTTTTCATTACTTTGATTGCTTCTACTTTAATTGAGCAACTTTTAGGTGCCGATTTTAAATCAGCAATTCCCATTTTAATGTTACATATTTGGGCATGTCCTTTTGTCTTTTTGATGGTAGCGAGAGGTAAATGGTTGTTAACAGAAAATCTTACTTCTATTACTTTTAAATCTTCTTTTCTAGGGGCTGTTTCTAATATTGTGATTAATTATTTCTTGATCCCTCTTTATGGTGGTTTAGGCGCAGCTATTGCCACCGTTATTTCTTATGGTATTCATTCACATTTGAGTTGTTTAATTTTCCCCGAAATGAGAAATCAATTTAAGATGTTGACTAAAGCATTTTTTATTCCCTTTCGATTTCACCAGAATATGTTATATTTAAAATCACTTAAAAAATTAGTTTTTTAAGCTATTGTTATTATCGAGATTTATAAAAGTTTATTAATAGTTTTAAGTTGTTTAAAAATGAAAAAACTTGTTGTATTAGACACGGCAGTAAGTAGTTCTAATCTGGGTGATCAGATTATTATGGACGCAGTATATGGTTATCTAAAACAGATTTTTTCTGGAGATTTTTTTGTTAATATACCTACCCATGATGTAATTTCTAGAACTTCTTATTACTATTTAAGAGAAAGTGATTATGCCATTGTCGGTGGCACAAATCTTCTTTCTGCCAACATGAATTCTTATAATCAATGGAAAATTGGTTTATATGATTCTTTTTTCTTAAATGATATTATTTTGATGGGAGTTGGTTGGTGGCAGTATCAGGGATTGCCTAATGCTTATACCAAATATTTATATCATTCGGTACTTAATCATCAATATGCCCATTCTGTGCGTGATGAATATACCAAAAAACAACTTAATGCTATTGGTTTTAATAATGTGATCAATACGGGTTGCCCAACGATGTGGAAGTTGACAGAAGCGCATTGTCAACAAATTACACGACACCGCTCAGATTCAGTATTATTAACTTTTACTCAGTATAAACAAGATGAAAGTTTAGACCGTCAAGTGGTTGATATTCTTAGTGAAAGATACGACAAAATTTATTATTGGATACAGCAACCTAACGACTATGATTATATGAAGGGTTTTAATTGTGAAAAGGTTATCTATGTTGAACCTAGTTTACAGGCTTTAGATCGGGTTTTAGCAGATGTTAATTTAGACTATATTGGGACAAGATTACACGCTGGAATTAGAGCTTTACAAAATAAAAAAAGAAGTTTAATTTTGGCTGTGGATAATCGGGCGCTGGAAATTTCTAAAGATACAAACTTACCTGTTATTTCTAGGGATGATTGGGATGGAATTAAATCTTGGATAGATTCTGAGTATGTCACAGAAGTTAAACTACCTTGGCATAATATCGAGCAATGGCAACAACAATTTAAGGGATGATGAAATCTTTATTAGTTAACACCAATGATATATCGGGGGGGGCGGCGCGCGCCGCCTATCGCTTACATCAAGGGTTAAGTCTCACTGATGGCATCGATTCTATGATGTTAGTTCAAAATCGTGTGGGTGATAATCACTCTGTGGTGACGGCTGATTCTCCCCAAGATAAATGGAGGAAATTAGTTACTAAAATTAGACCGACTATGGATAATTTGCCCAAAAATTTTTATCCTAATCGTCAAAAAACTCCTTTTAGTGTGCAATGGTTTCCTAATTCTATCGCTAGAGTTATTAATGATCTTAGTCCAGATGTGGTGAATATACATTGGATTAATATGGGTTTTATTCCTATTAGTAGTCTCAAGCAGATTAAAGCGCCCCTCCTGTGGAGTCTCCATGATATGTGGGCTTTTACTGGGGGATGTCATTACGCTGGAGATTGTTTATCTTATCTTGATTCTTGTGGTATTTGTCCACAGTTAGGAAGCCAGAAGGAAAATGATTTGTCTCGTCAAATTTGGCTTAGGAAGTCTCAGCAGTGGCAAAATGTTGATTTTACAGTGGTTGCTTTGAGTCATTGGTTAAAGGATTGTTGTTTAAAAAGTTCCCTGTTTCGAGACCGAAGAATTGAGATTATTCATAATGGTATTGATACGAATATTTATAAGCCTCTCGATAAAAAATTTGCCAGAAATATTTTAAATTTACCTCAAGATAAAAAATTAATTTTGTTTGGAGCAATGAGTGCCACTAGCGATGGCCGTAAAGGGTTTCAGTTTCTAGCGCCCTCCCTCGAAATCCTCAAGGATAATGATAATTTAGAATTAGTCATTTTTGGTGCTTCACGCCCTTCTCAAAATGCTGATGTGTGTGGATTAAAGACAAATTATTTAGGGCGTTTGAATGACGATATTTCTCTTGCTTTAGCTTATTCTGCAGTAGATTTATTCATAGCGCCCTCCACCGAAGATAATTTACCTAATACGGTGATGGAATCTTTGGCTTGTGGCACACCCTGTGTAGCTTTTAATATTGGTGGTATGCCTGATCTAATTACCCATCATCATAGTGGTTATTTGGCAAAACCTTTTGATGTCAATGATCTTGCTCACGGCATTACTTGGGTATTAGAGGATGAAGGGCGCTGGAATCAACTATCGCAAAGCGCCCGTCAAACTGTCTTAGAAAAGTTCACCCTCAAAATTCAAGCTCAAAAATATTTAGAACTATATCAAGATGTAATTGCTAACAATCAAAGTCAGTAAATATTCTTGTTACAATGAGCAAATATAAGTCGGCAATAAATGGGAAGAATAATTGATGACTGCCACCATTATTAAAGAAAAAGATACTCTTATTACCGAGGAAAAAATATATACTCCATCAGAATATTTAGCTTTAGAAAATCAAGCTCAGTATAAACACGAATATAGAAATGGAGAAATTATCCCCATGGCTGGAGGTACAATAAATCATAATGAAATAGTTACCAATTTATGTACACTATTTAAAATAGCGTTGAAAGGGCAAAAATACCGAGTCCTCATCGGTGACGTGCGCTTGTGGATACCCCAGCATAATCAATATACTTATCCTGATGTCATGGTTATTGGAGGTGAACCTATTTATCATCAAGGTAACACCACTATTACTAATCCCCTGCTAATTATCGAAGTGTTATCTCAGTCAACTCAAGACTATGACCGTGGGACGAAATTTACTTATTATCGTAGTATTAATAAATTACAAGAATATATTTTAATTGATCAATATAGTTATAAAATTGAACACTTCAGTAAAAATGAGCAAGGATATTGGTTACTAAGAGAATACGATCAGCTAGAAGATATTTTGTTATTATCATCTTTAAATTTATCGTTAAATATTGTTGATATTTATGAGCAAGTGAAGTTTGACAAAAATATTTAGAGCCGTATCAAAATATTGTAAACTACGGCAGTTATAAATCATTGGTGAAAAATTAATTATTATGAAAAAACATCCAAGATACCATCCCTTTTGCCTGTTGCCTCTTGGCTTTTCAGATAACTTAATTGCTACAACTGATTTAGTATTGCTATAGTTGGTATCTAAGTTTACCGATTCAACCTTACAAAGATTTATGAGTATTCCCATCCAGCGCCTGTACAACTCCCCCAACTGTGTCCTATCCTTGCAAGGGTTTAGCGATGAAAACTCCTCAAGTCAAAGCACTCCCGTTATGTCGGTATTAACAGTAGCACAGTGTCAAATCATGAATCAACCACATACCCTATCAGGGGGGGTTAGTTTTGTTAATAACTTAGTTAAAGCCGTAAGTGCCTATGGGCAACAATGTTTAAGCGGATTGACACATCCAGAAGAATTAGAGGGAGAAAGTGACTATATCTTTTTGCAAAAATTACCTGAAAAAAATCGTCACCTTTTAGTATGGCAAGAAAAAAAAGACCACACAGAAAAAGAAATTAAACTAGAACTAAGCACTATACAACTATTCGATTTACTGGAAACTATTGATCAACTGTGTGCCGATCAAATGACATTACCGCAAATAACCACTAAATTAAACCCCGTTTCACGGCGTTACCGTCAAATGGAAGTATCCTTAGTAGAACAATCAGCGCCCGTCGCCTTTGGCTTAACAGGGTTTGCTCTCAGCGCCCTTCTCCTTTTCCTCATGCCCTACCCCAAAGAAATTACCGATCCTAATCTGCAACCAGCGCCCACCCCCGTACAAAATATTCAGGAATAGGTGACAAGGAGAAAGGGAGAAAGGGAGAAAGGGAGAAAGGGAGATGGGGAGATGGGGAGATGGGGAGATGGGGATATAATTAATAGTTTTTCATTGTCCATTGTCCATTGCCAATTACCAATTATTAATATGTACTTATTGCATAAATAATCAGCAAACTAATCATTTATCGTAATATCTGGTAACAATAGATACCGAGAAAAAAATGTAAAGAAAATATAAATTTAACAATGATTAAATTTATATCTCTTAACAAAAGCGAATAAAAATGAGCAAATTATCCCGTAGAAAATTTCTCGTTACCAGTGGTATAACGGCGGTGGGCGCTGCTATTCTTTATGGTTGCGGTGCTGATAACGCCCCAGAAGAAACCACCACCGATCCGGCTACCACAGGGCAAGTTGAAACCGTTGACATGGGAGAAAATGCTCCCGAAACCCCCTCAGCTAAACTAGGATTTATTGCCCTTACCGATGCCTCTCCTCTCATCGTAGCCTTAGAAAAAGGTATTTTCGCCAAATATGGCATGACCAATGTTGAAATCCTCAAACAAGCCTCATGGCCCGTCACCAGAGATAACATCGAATTAGGTTCGGGTGGTGGTGGTATTGACGGCGCCCACATCCTCACCCCCATGCCCTATCAAATGACCTTAGGAACAACTACTAATCAACCAGTTCCTATGTATATCTTGGCTCGTCTCAACACTAACGGTCAAGGTATATCCGTTAGTAATGCCTTTCCCGAAGTCGGTTTAAATACCCCCGATAAACTAAAAGAAGCAGTAGCCAAAGCTAAAGCAGAAGGTAGAGACTTTACCGCCGCCATGACTTTTCCCGGTGGCACTCACGATGTTTGGATGCGTTACTGGTTAGCAGCTAATGGCATTAATCCTGATAGCGATGCCTCTGTAGTACCCGTGCCACCTCCACAAATGGTGGCTAACATGAAAACCAATACCATGGATACCTTCTGCGTGGGAGAGCCTTGGAATGCTCAATTAGTAGGGCAAAAAGCAGGATACTCCGCTTTGGTGACAGGAGAATTATGGAATAATCACCCCGAAAAAGCCTTCGCTTTACGTCAAGACTGGGTAGATCAAAACCCTAAAGCCGCCAGAGCATTATTAATGGCAGTATTAGAAGCTCAACAATGGTGCGATCAAGCGGAAAATGTCGAAGAAATGTGTCAAATTGTTTCTCAAAATAAATGGTTTAAAGTACCCTATGAAGACATTGTGGAAAGATCAAAAGGTAATATTGACTTTGGCACAGGTAGAGTAGAAGAAAACTTCGAGTATGCCATGAAATTTTGGCGCGATAACGCTTCCTATCCTTTCAAAAGTCATGATTTATGGTTTTTAACTGAAAATATCCGTTGGGGTTATATTCCTGCCGATACTGATACCAAAGCCTTAGTGGACAAAGTTAACCGAGAAGATTTATGGCGCGAGGCTGCCGAAGCCATTGGCGTATCTGCGGATCAGATTCCTACGGAGACATCGAGAGGAGTAGAAACTTTCTTTGATGGTATCACCTTCGATCCTGAAGATCCTCAAGCCTACCTAGATAGTCTCCAATTCAAAAAAATCTAGGTAAGGATCATATTTCGGGCTTCTAGCCCGATTTTTGCAGAATTTCAATGGTGGGCAGTGCATCGCCCCACTGAATTTATTGTTAACTACTAATTATTTTATTAAAAACTATGGTGGCTCAAACTGGTTTAAGTAAGAAAAAC
Above is a window of Cyanobacterium sp. T60_A2020_053 DNA encoding:
- a CDS encoding glycosyltransferase family 4 protein, with protein sequence MKSLLVNTNDISGGAARAAYRLHQGLSLTDGIDSMMLVQNRVGDNHSVVTADSPQDKWRKLVTKIRPTMDNLPKNFYPNRQKTPFSVQWFPNSIARVINDLSPDVVNIHWINMGFIPISSLKQIKAPLLWSLHDMWAFTGGCHYAGDCLSYLDSCGICPQLGSQKENDLSRQIWLRKSQQWQNVDFTVVALSHWLKDCCLKSSLFRDRRIEIIHNGIDTNIYKPLDKKFARNILNLPQDKKLILFGAMSATSDGRKGFQFLAPSLEILKDNDNLELVIFGASRPSQNADVCGLKTNYLGRLNDDISLALAYSAVDLFIAPSTEDNLPNTVMESLACGTPCVAFNIGGMPDLITHHHSGYLAKPFDVNDLAHGITWVLEDEGRWNQLSQSARQTVLEKFTLKIQAQKYLELYQDVIANNQSQ
- a CDS encoding Uma2 family endonuclease, yielding MTATIIKEKDTLITEEKIYTPSEYLALENQAQYKHEYRNGEIIPMAGGTINHNEIVTNLCTLFKIALKGQKYRVLIGDVRLWIPQHNQYTYPDVMVIGGEPIYHQGNTTITNPLLIIEVLSQSTQDYDRGTKFTYYRSINKLQEYILIDQYSYKIEHFSKNEQGYWLLREYDQLEDILLLSSLNLSLNIVDIYEQVKFDKNI
- a CDS encoding ABC transporter substrate-binding protein gives rise to the protein MSKLSRRKFLVTSGITAVGAAILYGCGADNAPEETTTDPATTGQVETVDMGENAPETPSAKLGFIALTDASPLIVALEKGIFAKYGMTNVEILKQASWPVTRDNIELGSGGGGIDGAHILTPMPYQMTLGTTTNQPVPMYILARLNTNGQGISVSNAFPEVGLNTPDKLKEAVAKAKAEGRDFTAAMTFPGGTHDVWMRYWLAANGINPDSDASVVPVPPPQMVANMKTNTMDTFCVGEPWNAQLVGQKAGYSALVTGELWNNHPEKAFALRQDWVDQNPKAARALLMAVLEAQQWCDQAENVEEMCQIVSQNKWFKVPYEDIVERSKGNIDFGTGRVEENFEYAMKFWRDNASYPFKSHDLWFLTENIRWGYIPADTDTKALVDKVNREDLWREAAEAIGVSADQIPTETSRGVETFFDGITFDPEDPQAYLDSLQFKKI
- a CDS encoding DUF4335 domain-containing protein codes for the protein MSIPIQRLYNSPNCVLSLQGFSDENSSSQSTPVMSVLTVAQCQIMNQPHTLSGGVSFVNNLVKAVSAYGQQCLSGLTHPEELEGESDYIFLQKLPEKNRHLLVWQEKKDHTEKEIKLELSTIQLFDLLETIDQLCADQMTLPQITTKLNPVSRRYRQMEVSLVEQSAPVAFGLTGFALSALLLFLMPYPKEITDPNLQPAPTPVQNIQE